attctcatgTGACATAGTAATGAAGACCCTTGACTAAAACTCTTctcacagacactacagtgataaggtttctctccagtatgaactctttgaTGAACTCTGAATTGAGGTAAATTAaagaaactctttccacagacactacagtgatgaggtttctttTCAGTATGAACTCTTTGATGAACTCTGAATTGAGATGAATTAGAGAAGCGCTTTCCACATTGAgtgcagacgtaaggtttctctccagtgtgaactctctgatgaactttTAAGTTAGACGAATACGTAAACATCTtatcacactgagagcatttgtaaggtttttcacctgtatgaattctcttgtgATTTAGTAAGGTAGACTTtagactaaaactcttcccacagagaCTACAGTAATAAGGTTTCTCTCTAGTATGAACTTTCTGATGGGCTTGTAAGTAACCTAAATAAGCAAAAGTCTTGTCACattgagagcatttgtaaggtttttctccagtgtgaactctctcatggatTATCAGCTTATAGTTATGGCAGAAACgtttatcacagtgtgaacactgaTGGAGTTTCTCTTTTAAGTGAATATTctggtgtttttttaatgaacttGAATCCCTGAAGGTTTTGTCACATTCACTGCACTGATGCATCCTCTCATTGGTGTGTGAAAGCACATGTGTCTTCAGACCACGTTTACAGCTAaatctcttctcacagtgaggacacttgtaaggtttttcacctgtatgaagtctTTGATGAATTTTAAGATTTTGTTTGGCTTTGAAGTAttttccacattcagtgcagttgaaaggcttttcatcactgtgtgtcctcatgtgaacaTTTAGATCAGAGGAAGAGGCACAAATCCTCCCACACGGCTTCTTCTTCTTattcttcttctctctgtgctCTTCTGAATTAActttcttctcttgtaaggtagtaaagctgatctcagatctggtgaagagtttctgttctgtgtgttttctctcatgtctctctaaatgtctctgtgagctgaatgtctttccacaggtgatgcaggaaagagtttgtgctgtcagtcgctcttttgatgttgaggacgttatttctatatccaaacatgaatcactattcacatctgaaagaaacatgaaacaattaaattgtGAATGAAGAAATGAGATCCTGTATTTTTTTCTAGATTCACACATATATACAGAAGACAGGTGTCAGTCCTGTTATTACAGCTGGGTCATTGCacatcaaataaaccaaaatgtgtaaacatatgcagcaaaaaaagtgtaattattattttttacaccgTAAACCCAAACAGTAAAACTAACTTGTAATGGACAGTCCTGGTACTCAAAATGTGTGAATTTACTTCAGTTTAAAGTTAAAGGGTCTCTAAGcaaattcacgcgttttagaccataaaacatttttggttacgttacatacagcaaacatctcctcactatctgcttgcttcctgtccgctgatcaaactttaaaaaaacgcgatctctgtagacagtcCAGCCTacacaaactgcaataacaaCAAACtggcagtgttgccagatcgcGAGACAAATAAGCAACCAGGCCTGTGAAAACAAGCCCAAAACAAGCGACTTTTCTACGCCCCCCCAATCCGTAagcctcaaaaaacacaatgctgttagattattttggtcaaagctgtgagtgataagcacgcAAGACGGCAGAACGTTGTAATGGTtatttctgtgtcaatcatcacattttcgtaAGTGAGTTTTGTTTAAgttaggggattcactcccgcatttaaatgcggttgtcattcctgaaagtttgcagtgtgtacgagaccaTTGAGAAGAACGGGtctgcattttttatgtttctatGTGCTATCATGTCGTACGAGGTCCAAATGGTGTGCACGTATTTCACACTTAACTGATATTCTGCACAGTGCTTTGAGTCTTTCCACACGACAGGTTGAATCCATTCTCCTTTCTCTTTCTCCGAGTCTTTTCCCACTTTGTCCCAGGCATTTGTTCTTCCAAAAAACGTTCAAATAACATAGAAAATATCTGATTGACAACTTATTATGGAGCTGGGATCAAGCCCAAATAAGCAACTACACTTTAGAAACAAGCCCAAAATAACGCAACCCACGACTACCAATATTTGTAAGCGACTTTACAGAAAAGCAAGCCCAAAGTCGCTTATAATAAGCGGACTTGGCAACACTGCAAACTGGCCAAACCTacaccagaaaccataacaaagtgttctaaccaataaacgccaagaaggatttgggggttgggtttgggcgcgttcatCAAAGCACGGGAGGAGTTAACTAcactcagtttgtttgaaaacacatttcaaaaatcaacacacagattcgcttagagaacctttaagcagactgtgtttatctattgttgtgacttagatgaagatcagaacacattttatgaccaatttatgaagaaatccaagtaagcccaaagagttcacatactttttctttcaactgtatttgAGTAATCCACATTTTTGAAGGAGTCGTCAAACGGAGcaatatttttaattgtacagaCAACAACTTTTACAATCCTTGTTGCATTATATGATGACACTTCTAAGAATAAGatgaagtattttttaaagggatagttcaccccaaaattatcACTTTTCCCTGCATCATTCTAAACCCCCAAGTGCTCTGATTGTCTTCAGTAGAGATCGACTGTTAATGATTTTTTAACCGATACAAACtatttggatgcttatgtgcccgataaccgatatgctgAACCATTTTTTAATTTACTGTTATACTACTGTTTTTGACACTATTACAACAACACTAGTCaactgaacaaacccttataagtagggatgctccgatcgatcggccgccgatcgtAATCGtccgataacggcattaaatgacgcGATAGGCACTCGCTAAATTTGTCGATCTCATGacccgatctttctgtttacttttgtcatcatagcgttcctgatgcggctgcaattagagaTCATTTTACACAGTGCGAGCATTTTGTAACCCGTTGCTCATGTGTGACGTGCAAAGGATtatgcgtattttctatgaggacgcgttCCGGTCCTCAGCGCGATGCGTCTTCATATTCCTATCAAACAGCGCATACAACACACATCTATCGCAGACAACTGCATCCTCATGTCAAAAGTTTAGtacttgcatttttttaaacttccATTTttctcacagctgctcttgtttgcGGACACCCCCCGCACGCATACACAGCAGCcggtcatcagtgcacgtgaagagAACGATCTCTTAAcggtcttaaagctacagtatcctaattcatctctcaataaaattacTCTCTGCTCATCAGTGAAGAACTGTTTTACTTTTTTTCGAATGCGTgtacatttaattcatacagtacagactgtgaagtgttttattttaattacttttaacagactttttttaaggcatattacatttctctttgcaagaagaaatatttgttgtgcttatttatttgactCTATTAAAACAATCATTTCTACAAATGGTGCAAATCTGTTAGATTATAGATAAAACAAAGATTCCCATTCCACTCCCATTCAGTGATTGGCACTGATTGGCAGATTATGATCTCGGTGATCGGTAATCGGCCCCAAAAATGCTGATCGGAGCATCTCTActtataacaacaacaacaacaatcacTCCCTCTTTTCATCCAATGTAATAAACGGAGCCCGAATTACTTATCGGTTTTCCGATTTTATCGcggatatgagcatgtcgcaaatatatctgtatcggcgtatatgTCACAGATATGCAGCCGATATGAAAGTTTTtcacagaaaaaaagaaatgtttttgaatgatgtaagtacttgtttgtagggatcgaccgatatgtaTTTTTCAGTgccaatgccgataccgatttttgtttcatcagccttagccgatgaccgatacaggctgccgattttcttgagccgatatttggagccgatactggttttgctcactcaatttacatcataaaaattatgtaaaaaatggcatgttgttaaaaagagatgttattagtttgcacagttcttacatttattgtagtctaggtctagtctaatccctgtccaggaagcTGCCCCATAGAGATGGAAAAAAACACTTtgttcagctatgatcagctgttaagcCGAGCTTTCAATGTTGTCGTGGAAAGGTTGTtttttttagtcacatgacctgcaatcgcttgcggcttccagcactctgtctgtaaattatGCCGGAAAAATCGGCAAACACGGTAGCCatgtatcggccgatgccgatacacataaaactcgcaaatatcggcccgatatatcggccggccgatacagtatatcggtctatcactactTGTTTGTCCATCAGAGCGCCCTCCACTGTTTTGGTACTTGTGACCCCCCTCACGAAAattaatcatggttttactgcagttaaaaccaaaaaaccttagttactgcagtaaaaccatggttaccacaaaataaccatggttttgctgatagtaatcaatataccaaaaaaccacggttactacacttttaccacaaaaaaccatggttaattttcgtaagggccaGGTCACTgtgtagtgacaccagccaaccCCCCTTGCCATTTACTTCAGTCAGTGGTCTCTCAGTTAAGACAGCGGCAGTCACTCTGTgtcttcacaacatttttacacctggttaTTAAGACacctttggtcgattggattaaaagtggacgagagagaaagACATTCCTGTTTacactttgtgtttttaattcgcctcttttgtccacttgcgaGTTGTTGAAAAGaaagctgcttgtgttgttactgAACATGCTCATTTCAGACCATTGTTTAAAAAAGTATGCGCAACTTTACACCCTTGCTATATAATTTGcctcttttgtccacttgcgaGATGTTGAAAAGaaagctgcttgtgttgttactgAACATGCTCATTTCAGACCATTGTTTAAATAAGTATGCGCAACTTTACACCCTTGCTAtataaaagaggcggagagcagatgctttagttttataaaagtctaaagtcTGCGCTGAAAACTGTGGGTTCGTTacatttaacattaaacattagccTACATCATATATTACTACATGTTGTCAGCCAAGCATGATCTTCTTAAAGGTAAGTTGCttattaatttgtgaagtacataacttactgtaaagctaataaacTTCATACGTTTCCCTTTTCAATACAAGTCCTATATAACGTTATTCTCATCAAACCTGCCAATGATTCAAGTTGTATGTTgttctgtttgtgtttttaagttaatcataataagtcaagtttacggTTTTGTGCACTGATATCAGactaataaagtttattgttaaacaCACCTGCCTGTATTACACATCTTTGTCACGgcattttaagtgtttgatcaccacatttgtgagtgatcgttgaatttttttaaagagccagtaagatgacaattttaagcatcctatcactatttataagtcccggacaacaggtttaaatgcatgcaaggtcaaaaaacactgtaattttctcaaaatataaatttaaaattaccctatttctcagagatccccaaacgattcgtgtgaagccatTCAACGACTCagcctgcctaaaccccacctttcagtagcctactctgctctgattggtcaactgacagagtgtctttgcacacaatgcactgatcacagatcagtctcacagaccacagatcggtggcacagaccaacaacagtgcaacatgtattgacctcgtgctaacatgatttactgagaagacattgtcaacatcaatacacatcattcatcattaatccaagcaataaaaacgacgattgaaactaacattttacactcatttaagcatttatctaaactaaccgggtcatagcaaaaccgtaaataagcatgcattagccgtttgctaacgtgactctctgacagtaaattaacagtttaaacacacaacatcattcatcattaatccaaacaatacaaacgacgattgaaactaacatttacactcatttaagcatttatctaaactaaccaggtcatagcaaaaccgtaaataagcatgcgttagccgtttgctaacgtgactctctaacagtaaattaacagtttaaacacacaacatcattcatcattaatccaaacaatacaaacgacgattgaaactaacaattttacactcatttaagcatttatctaaactaaccgggtcatagcgaAACTGCTTGCTATCGTGGCTCTGACAGTATATAagttagagtttaaacaacgatatcattcatcatttatccaagcaataaaacgactatagacattttacactcatttaagca
This sequence is a window from Misgurnus anguillicaudatus chromosome 24, ASM2758022v2, whole genome shotgun sequence. Protein-coding genes within it:
- the LOC141349181 gene encoding uncharacterized protein, whose product is MNREDVDCCESSVYVTDDVSLDSVWMSRDQSRTPQTLLDSKLSEEKSRHTQDSDLSLTLLCYTESKPTDTQDTTVCDSKQSLQEDQTSTESLDSVCNAGEQQQILQTKLKMCSVKLIDCTNLMMKIKTKPTAIKTEPTEEEDRTEEDDDFIPSDVNSDSCLDIEITSSTSKERLTAQTLSCITCGKTFSSQRHLERHERKHTEQKLFTRSEISFTTLQEKKVNSEEHREKKNKKKKPCGRICASSSDLNVHMRTHSDEKPFNCTECGKYFKAKQNLKIHQRLHTGEKPYKCPHCEKRFSCKRGLKTHVLSHTNERMHQCSECDKTFRDSSSLKKHQNIHLKEKLHQCSHCDKRFCHNYKLIIHERVHTGEKPYKCSQCDKTFAYLGYLQAHQKVHTREKPYYCSLCGKSFSLKSTLLNHKRIHTGEKPYKCSQCDKMFTYSSNLKVHQRVHTGEKPYVCTQCGKRFSNSSQFRVHQRVHTEKKPHHCSVCGKSFFNLPQFRVHQRVHTGEKPYHCSVCEKSFSQGSSLLCHMRIHTGEKPYKCSQCDKTFAYSGHFKAHQRVHNGEKPHDCSVCGKSFFKLSQLRVHQSVHTGEKPYHCSLCGKSFSVKDTLLKHQRVHTGEKPYKCSQCDKMFTSSSNLKSHQRVHTGEKPYKCSQCDKTFAESGHLKVHQRVHTGEKPYHCSVCGKSFNRHDVLVTHLRIHTGDKPYKCFQCDKMFASSSNLKSHQRVHTGQNL